TGATGGTGCTGGACGCGGTCTTTGTTGTGGTTGCTCTGATGATCAGAGTTGTGGCGATGAAGGAGTATCCAATGGTTGCAGTACAGACACTTGTTGTCGAGCGCGTCCAAATGTGGCCTCTTCTAGTCCGGCCGATGATGCAACCGCTGTTTGCCGTAATGCCAAAATAGAAGTTACCTTTGATCAAGTGATGGATATTAATAGTTTTTCTGATAACACGATTGTGGCGGGTGACTACGGCACTGGACAGTGTCCAGCCGAAACACAATATGTAGCAATGACTGGAATGAGCGACAAGCATAATCTTTTCGCGAGAATTTATTATCGGGTTATTGATTTTATCGAACCTATTTTACCAACATCAATTGCTAATGCCTTGATGATGCCAACAACTAATAATTATTGCGCGATCCCCGGATCAGTGAGTGGTTATGTAACAGCTGGCGACAAGGCTGTGTTGGAATTTAGTCCTAAAAAATTACTAGATACAAAAAGATTGTATTATGTTATAATAAAGGGCGATGAAAACTTAAATAGTAAGACGGGTGTAAAAAGCAATTGGGGAGTAGGAATGAATGGTGAATCCATGGACGCGGGAATAATGTTCAATGGCATAACTTACAAAAACTCACACGTCTTGTCTTTTGAAACCTTGGGTAGTCAAGGAGCCAACAAAGGTGTTTGCTTGGTGAACAAGGTTAGTATTAATCCAAGTTCTTATCTTTTTCAAACTAATATTAATAATTTTGGTGACGATGTTTATGGTAGTGCTAATTTTGATAAAGTTAAGGATAGCGATAAGGTTTTTATTTCTAAAGCCTTGAGCATTGATGGACAGCTATTGTCAGGAATTTCTGGTGTGTATGACTGGAGTTGGGGTTGGAATTCTACCAATCAAGGAGTGGCGAGCAATGTATCGCTTGCTGAATTGCCTGATTACGAAAGTTTAGTCAAGGTAAAAGATGGTGTTGTTGAAGGCAAAACGGATATTGGCGCAAAATTAACAATTACTGCCTCATCTCTTGATGGGAGCTCACTTGGCGCAAGTTTAAGCGCCACGTCAAAGGTGTATGTCTTTATTTGTGCGAATCCTTGGCCACCGGTAAAAGATGATGGAACGTGGTTGCCGTGGATTGACAGTAATACCAATTGCGATATCAATAGTGGCGCTTGTAATAATGCTAATTTTGAATCATATTATTGCCGTGATCTTGGCAGCGACAGCACCTTGGATGATTTGCCGGCAATTGGTAATAACGACAGTATTGTTCATGGCACAAGTAGTCAAAAATCAATGGCCGACTTAGTAAAAGAAGTTTATTTTTTCCGTGGTCGAGAGGCGAGTACGAATAATAGTGCAACTTTTACGGCAGCTGTAAATTCAATGGCTATTGATGGCGGCGAGGTGAGTGTTAATTGGTCTGATAATGCGTTTGATGTTTTGTCAGTAAAAAATTACAAAGTTTATTGGGGCGTTAAGACCGGTAGTCATACTTTTTCTAGGGTAGTATCGCCAGACCTTAATAGTGTGAATATTAATGGTTTAAAAAATAATACCACTTATTATTTTAATATGACGGCTATTGCTAGTGATTCTGGTGCAGAAAGTGAATTTTTGAAAAATGAAGATATAGTTGTTTTGGTAAAAGATGTTTATTCTCCTGCCAAGGTGGAAAACTTTACCGCTACTTATAGCGATAGTAATTCAATGTTGTTGAACTGGAATAAGGTTAATGGAAATCCGGCTAAATATATTATATATTATGGCGTTAATAATGGTTACGGTTATTCTAAAGAAGTTAGCAGTCTTAGCAGTAGTGTAGTCATTGCTGGCTTAACCAACGGCGGTAGTTATAATTTTGGCATTATCGCTGTCGACCTATCTGGAAACGCAAGTGCGACAACCACAGTTCAGGCAATATTAAATCCTTAATTTAATTAACATAATTAAAAGTAAAACTTTATGTTCGATGATTTAAACCAACAAAGTGATCCCAGTCAAAATGGGCCAAAAATAAATAACATTCCTTCGCCAGTGGCAGAGGATATGTTCGCTGCTATTGAGCCAGCTGTTGAGAAGCCAGTTCAATTCCAGCCACGAGTTAATAATGCCAATGAGGTAATTGGTGACAATGAGGAGCACAAAGGAAATATGCAAAAAGTTTTTGTTTTAGCAATGACCGTTCTTGGCTTTGCGCTATTGGGCGTTGGTGCTTATTTCGGGTATGGCTATTTGATGACAAAAAAGACAGCCGTACTTATAAAGAATGAGCCAATCGTGGAGGAGAAAAAACCGGTAGAAACTCCAGCGGTTGCTGATGTTGCTAGCACTACTGCAAATGTGTCGTTAGAACAAGGAATTGATACTGATAAAGATGGATTAACTGATGCCGAGGAACAACAACTAGGAACAAATATTGACAGTACTGATACTGATTCTGATGGTCTTTTTGATCGAGAGGAAGTAAAGGTTTACAAGACAAACGCTTTGAATCCTGATACTGACGGTGATGGCATGAGCGATGGCGATGAGGTGAAGATTGGTAGAAATCCGAATGGAGAGGGTAGCCTCTTGAACTCAGTTACAACCGAGACAGCAGCCGCTTCTACATCAGTGCCGTTGCAATCAAGTCCGGTAGCAGGAAGTGAGGCAGTTGTTACAGGGTCTGCAAATAGCGAAGTAACACCAGTGGCCACCAATCCAGTTGATTCTACAATTGATTCTGATCAAGATGGTTTGACTGATGCAGAAGAAGCGAAATATGGGACTGATCCGCTAAATAGCGACTCTGATGGCGATACTTATCTTGATGGTGCCGAAGTTAAGGGTGGCTATAATCCATTGGGAGCTGGTAAGTTGGTAAAATAATTACTTTTTTAAGATAAAAAAATGAATCAAGAAGAAGAAAATAAAAATATTGGTAGCGAAAAAAAATATGAAAATTTTTTGCGCGATGGAATAGTTGTGCATACCATGCCAAAGAGTTTTAGAAGGGCTAAATCTGCCAGCGAGGGTAGTCATATGAGCGCCGGTGTTTTTGTAATGGCTGGGGGCTTGATTTTATTGGTTGGTCTTGGTTTTTTGTTGTATTACATGGTTGTTAAAAAAGATTTTTTTTCTTTAAACAAAAATATTGACATGATGATAGAGGAGGAGAAAGCAGCGCTTGGTGATAATGAAAAAAAAGACACTAATCCAGTGGCTACAACAACGTCTTTGATAAATGCGACAAGTACCGAGGCGCTTGTCGATGGAGCGACTAGCACTATTGATGATTTGATTAATGAATTTAATCAAGACTTGAGCACTTCGACGTTTAGTACCTCTTCGGAGTCATTGGATATTTCCAGCAGTATTGATTCGACAACGATAAATTCAGACATTGTTAATTCCGGCGAAAGCTATGTGCGCGATGAGTTAAAAAAAGAAGCTATTATTGGAGAGGCGACTGACAGCGATGCTGATGGTTTAAGCGATCTTGAGGAGGTGCTTTTGGGAACGGATTTTAATAAAATGGATACTGATGGTGATGGTTATAGCGATTTTCAGGAACTTGATAAAATGTATGATCCAGTCGGTAAGGGCAGTTTGGCTAGTAATAAGGCAATTACGAGTTATTCTAATCCAACCCATGGATATTCGTTGATTTATCCCATGGCTTGGACACCTAGTAATTTCGACAAGGATGATTCGATAATGTTTAAGATTGACGGTTTTCAATTTGTGCAAATTATTGTTCAGCCCATTCCCGATAATCAAGTGATTGAAGAATGGTATAAAAAAACGGCTAACATTGACATGATTAATGAGTCGCAAAAGGTTAGCACTAAGGCGGGTTGGAGCGGAATTGTTAGCAAGGATGGTTTAAATTACTATTTGACTAAGAATGGTTCCAGTGATGTCTATATTATTTCGTATAATTTAGGCGCCAGTAATGCGCTTAATTATCAAAAATTATTTGAGATGATGGTGAATAGCTTGGATGTTGTAAATTAAAATTTATGGTGGATGTTGTTAATAAAACTAGATCGAATATAAATTTGAAATTGGTGGAAAAAGTTTCAAGTAAATTTTTAGAGTTGATTAAAGAAAAGCGCGATGTGTCGATTGTGTTTGTGGGTGATAAGCGAATTCAGGATTTAAACAAGTCTTATCGCCATAAAGATAAGGTTACTGATATTTTATCTTTTGATGGTGACCGGGACTTTTTTGGCGAAATTATTATCGACTACGCCCAAATCAAAAGACAGGCCAAAATTTTTTCTAAAAGTGTTAAAGATGAGTTGGTTTTTATTTTGATTCATGGCTTATTGCATTTGCAAGGCTACGATGATAAAACCGAAAAGGGGCGCTTGCAAATGGAAAAATTAGGAGAGAGTTTTGTTAAAAAAATAAAATACTAAAAATATGTTTAAAATAAAACGCTTATTCAAAAGTTTTAAATACGCCGTCAAGGGTCTTTTTTTAGTAATGCGCGACGAGCAGAATTTTCGCGTGCATATTATTTTCGCCATACTGGCCTTAGGTTTTTCTTGGTTTTTTCATATTACGCAGATAGAGTTAATTATTGTTATTTTGCTAATAGCGCAGGTGATGTTAATGGAAGTTGTTAATAGCGCCATTGAGCGCGTGACCGATATCTTAAAACCGCGCATCAATGACTTTGTGATGGAAATTAAGGATATTATGGCTGCAGCAGTCATGTTGTCTTCAATGGTGGCGATAATAGTTGGTTTAATTATTTTTATACCGTATATATTAGGCAATTAAGCTAATTTTGTTTGGACTGGTAATTATTTTGTGATTATATTATAATATTAAAAGAAAATACATTTTTGTGCATTACTTGTGTACAGTTTATTTTTGTAATTTTAAACAATGGCTGAGAATATTATTGCCGGACTTGATGTCGGCTCAACAGAAATTCGTTTAGTTATCGGTCAACATGATCGAGAAGACAAGCTCCAAATCATCGGTGCGGTCTCTGTGCCGTCACAGGGAATTAGTAAGGGAGTAGTCAAAAGCATAGAGGATGTTACATCTTCTATTTCAGAGTGTCTAGAAAAGGCCGAGAGATTGGTGGGTGTGCCGGTTGAGAGTGTTTGGGTGAGCATTAATAGCCCCTTTGTACGTTGTGAAAAATCTCGTGGCGTTGTGGCAGTGAGTCGTAGTGATGGTGAGATTAGCCAGGACGACATTGAACGCGCGCTTGAAGCAGCACGTGCTTTATCTGTGCCACCAAATTATGAAATTATTCACGTTGTGCCTGTTAAATTTATCGTTGATAACCAGGAAGACATCAAGGACCCAATTGGCATGACCGGTGTTCGTTTGGAGGTGGTAACCTTAATTATTCAAGGTCTATCTAGCCAGATCAAGAACTTAACTAAAGCTATTTTTAGAACCGGTTTAGATATTGACGATTTAGTGCTGTCGCCATTGGCTGCTGCTGAAGCAGTAATCGGTTCACGCCAGAAAGAAATCGGCTCCGCTTTGATTAATATTGGCGCTGCAACAACTTCGTTGGCTGTTTTTGAGGAGGGCGAGCTTTTGCATACAGCCGTTATTCCAATTGGCTCTGATCACATTACTTCCGATGTCGCGATTGGCTTACGTTGCCCAATTAGCCTAGCAGACAAGATTAAAATCAATTTTGGTTCAGCTAATCCGGAGAAATTTACCGAAGACAAGCAATTCGATATACGCAAATTAGTCGAAGAAGAAGAAGCACAGGACGAGGTGACCGAAATTTCAGCCAGATATTTGTCAGAAATTATCGAGGCGAGAGTAGAAGAGATTTTTGAAAAAGTTGATTTAGAATTAAAGAAAATTGAAAGATCGGGCATGTTGCCAGGTGGCGTCTTTTTAGTCGGTGGTGGCACCAAATTAGCTGATATTACTGATGTTGCGAAGCGTCATTTACGCCTACCAGCTTCTTTGGGTAGAAATACCAATATTAGTACAATTATCGACAAAGCCAATGATACCGAATTTTTAAATGCTTTGGGATTGGTGGCCTGGGGTGATCAAACTAAGGATAACAGCTCCAAAGGTTTTAGCTTAAAAATGCCGAAAGGCGAATCAGTGGCTAAGATTGCAGAAAAAGCTAAGAAGTGGATTCAGTCATTAATACCGTAAAAAGATTTCTTTGATGTCTATTGATTTATTCGCCTCGATTATATATAATCTTCTTATAAACAAATTTTAACCTATAATTATTAATAACTATAATATGGCTGAAATTAAACCAGCAGTTGAGACATTTGCAAAAATTAAAGTGGTCGGCGTCGGTGGCGGTGGCGGAAGTGGTGTAAACCGTATGGTTGATGCTGGTGTTAAGGGAGTCGAATTTATTGCTGTTAATACTGATGTGCAAGCTTTACACTATAATAAAGCCTCTAAGAAAATTCATATTGGAAAAGCGGTTACTAGGGGATTGGGTGCTGGTATGAATCCGGAGCTAGGAAGACAGGCAGCCGAAGAGTCACAGAATGAAATCCGAGAAGCTTTAAAAGATGCTGATATGGTTTTTGTTACATGTGGCTTAGGTGGTGGTACTGGAACAGGCGCGTCACCGGTTGTGGCCGAGATTGCACGCGACTTAGGCGCTTTGACAGTAGCAGTGGTAACCAAGCCTTTTTCTTTTGAAGGTGCGCAACGCAAGAATATTGCTGAGCGTGGTTTGATGGAATTGAGCGACAAAGTTGATACGATTATTA
The Patescibacteria group bacterium genome window above contains:
- a CDS encoding diacylglycerol kinase family protein, with amino-acid sequence MFKIKRLFKSFKYAVKGLFLVMRDEQNFRVHIIFAILALGFSWFFHITQIELIIVILLIAQVMLMEVVNSAIERVTDILKPRINDFVMEIKDIMAAAVMLSSMVAIIVGLIIFIPYILGN
- the ybeY gene encoding rRNA maturation RNase YbeY; protein product: MVDVVNKTRSNINLKLVEKVSSKFLELIKEKRDVSIVFVGDKRIQDLNKSYRHKDKVTDILSFDGDRDFFGEIIIDYAQIKRQAKIFSKSVKDELVFILIHGLLHLQGYDDKTEKGRLQMEKLGESFVKKIKY
- the ftsA gene encoding cell division protein FtsA, which codes for MAENIIAGLDVGSTEIRLVIGQHDREDKLQIIGAVSVPSQGISKGVVKSIEDVTSSISECLEKAERLVGVPVESVWVSINSPFVRCEKSRGVVAVSRSDGEISQDDIERALEAARALSVPPNYEIIHVVPVKFIVDNQEDIKDPIGMTGVRLEVVTLIIQGLSSQIKNLTKAIFRTGLDIDDLVLSPLAAAEAVIGSRQKEIGSALINIGAATTSLAVFEEGELLHTAVIPIGSDHITSDVAIGLRCPISLADKIKINFGSANPEKFTEDKQFDIRKLVEEEEAQDEVTEISARYLSEIIEARVEEIFEKVDLELKKIERSGMLPGGVFLVGGGTKLADITDVAKRHLRLPASLGRNTNISTIIDKANDTEFLNALGLVAWGDQTKDNSSKGFSLKMPKGESVAKIAEKAKKWIQSLIP